One genomic window of Haloferax mediterranei ATCC 33500 includes the following:
- the rad50 gene encoding DNA double-strand break repair ATPase Rad50 — translation MRFTHISIQNFKPYEDAELDLRDGVTVIHGVNGSGKSSLLEACFFALYGSKALAGTLDDVVTTGADDAEISLEFVHDGGEYRIDRRIRISGDRATTAKCVLEGPDGSVEGARDVRRHVGSLLRMDAEAFVNCAYVQQGEVNKLINATPAQRQDMIDDLLQLGKLEQYRERAGNARLGVEDVLTSKQSVLEDIESQIAAKEDEDLHARLNALESDLVEVDEKIEHYESQRDKAKSALDAAQSTLDEHAENRERLAEVESAIEDLKSKVAADEAERDKLTERIRELGEELDDLDEDIETVLEQTALDDASEEAIAARREAFADRESEIRDELSEARTRAQGLATQAERLEERADDLETRAEEKREAAEADEQTADEAASELESFRETSADIEASLETIEASFADAPVELGEAADLLDERRSDLSSARESLAETETELKNARERLAEAEELRDAGKCPECGQPVDGSPHVDAISEREGAVERLESERETLESKVESLKEAVEAAEKLVDAESRADSYTDRLELAAERIADREETVETRREAATEKREAADDLESEAEEKREAATKQAERAAEVEETVESLESDLESLDARRERLDRVESLVDTRADTVDARDRLREKRETLADVNRERREHLQERQKRRDELRETVDEDAVKKAKTSKQKAETYLEKVEDEVLPDLREQRDDLQSQIGGVNADLERLDELRERREELAERVDALESLHDEVSTLESTYGDLRAELRQRNVEVLERMLNETFDLVYANDAYSRIRLDGEYGLTVFQKDGTALEPEQLSGGERALFNLSLRCAIYRLLAEGIDGAAPLPPLILDEPTVFLDTGHVSRLVDLVEDMQNRGVKQILIVSHDDELVGAADDLVRVEKNPTTNRSTVERTDAPTLASALADD, via the coding sequence ATGAGATTCACGCACATCAGCATTCAGAACTTCAAGCCGTACGAGGACGCCGAACTCGACCTTCGCGACGGCGTCACGGTCATCCACGGCGTCAACGGGAGCGGGAAGTCGTCGCTCCTCGAAGCGTGTTTCTTCGCCCTCTACGGGTCGAAAGCGCTGGCTGGGACGCTCGACGACGTGGTGACGACCGGCGCTGACGACGCCGAAATCTCGCTCGAATTCGTCCACGACGGCGGCGAGTATCGTATCGACCGCCGAATCAGGATTTCGGGCGACCGCGCGACCACCGCGAAGTGTGTTCTCGAAGGACCGGACGGGTCCGTCGAGGGCGCGCGCGACGTTCGACGGCACGTCGGGTCGCTCCTGCGGATGGACGCCGAGGCGTTCGTCAACTGCGCGTACGTCCAGCAGGGCGAGGTCAACAAACTCATCAACGCGACGCCGGCACAGCGTCAGGACATGATTGACGACCTCCTGCAACTCGGGAAACTCGAACAGTACCGAGAACGGGCCGGAAACGCCCGGTTGGGGGTCGAAGACGTACTGACGAGCAAGCAGAGCGTCCTCGAAGATATCGAGTCGCAAATCGCGGCCAAGGAGGACGAAGACCTCCACGCGCGACTCAACGCCCTCGAATCGGACCTCGTCGAGGTAGACGAGAAAATCGAGCACTACGAGTCTCAACGAGACAAAGCTAAATCGGCCCTTGACGCCGCCCAATCGACGCTGGACGAACACGCAGAAAATCGGGAGCGACTCGCCGAAGTCGAATCCGCCATCGAGGACCTCAAATCGAAAGTCGCGGCCGACGAAGCAGAGCGCGACAAACTCACGGAGCGAATCCGGGAACTCGGTGAGGAACTCGACGACCTCGACGAGGACATCGAAACCGTGCTGGAGCAAACCGCACTCGACGATGCCAGCGAGGAGGCAATCGCCGCCCGTCGGGAGGCGTTCGCCGACCGGGAGTCGGAGATTCGAGACGAACTTTCGGAAGCCCGGACGCGGGCGCAAGGACTCGCCACGCAGGCAGAACGGCTCGAAGAGCGCGCAGACGACCTCGAAACTCGCGCCGAGGAGAAACGCGAGGCCGCCGAAGCGGACGAACAAACGGCCGATGAGGCAGCGAGCGAACTCGAATCGTTCCGCGAGACCAGCGCAGACATCGAAGCCTCGCTCGAAACCATCGAAGCGTCGTTCGCTGACGCGCCCGTCGAACTCGGCGAGGCGGCCGACCTTCTCGACGAACGCCGGAGCGACCTCTCTTCGGCCCGCGAGTCACTTGCCGAAACCGAGACCGAGTTGAAGAACGCCCGCGAACGACTCGCCGAAGCCGAGGAACTCCGCGACGCGGGCAAGTGTCCGGAGTGTGGCCAACCGGTCGATGGCTCCCCCCACGTGGACGCCATCAGCGAACGCGAGGGGGCGGTCGAGAGACTCGAATCCGAGCGAGAGACGCTCGAATCGAAGGTCGAGTCACTGAAAGAAGCGGTCGAAGCGGCTGAGAAACTAGTCGACGCCGAAAGCCGCGCCGACTCCTACACAGACCGGCTCGAACTTGCCGCCGAACGAATCGCCGACCGCGAGGAGACGGTCGAAACTCGACGTGAGGCAGCTACGGAGAAACGTGAAGCCGCAGACGACCTCGAATCGGAGGCCGAAGAAAAGCGCGAGGCGGCGACGAAACAGGCCGAGCGCGCGGCGGAAGTCGAGGAGACGGTCGAGTCCCTCGAATCGGACCTCGAATCGCTCGATGCTCGCCGAGAGCGACTGGACCGCGTTGAATCTCTCGTTGACACGCGAGCGGACACGGTCGATGCCCGCGACCGCCTCCGAGAGAAGCGCGAGACGCTTGCGGACGTAAACCGCGAGCGACGTGAACACCTCCAAGAGCGCCAGAAGCGACGTGACGAACTCCGCGAGACGGTCGACGAAGATGCGGTCAAGAAGGCCAAAACGAGCAAACAGAAGGCCGAAACGTACCTCGAAAAGGTCGAAGACGAAGTGCTCCCAGACTTGCGGGAGCAACGCGACGACCTCCAGAGCCAAATCGGTGGCGTCAACGCCGACCTCGAACGACTCGACGAACTCCGCGAGCGCCGCGAAGAACTCGCTGAGCGCGTGGATGCCCTCGAATCGCTCCACGACGAGGTCTCGACGCTCGAATCGACCTACGGCGACCTCCGGGCGGAACTCCGCCAGCGGAACGTCGAAGTGCTCGAACGGATGCTCAACGAGACGTTCGACCTCGTGTACGCCAACGACGCCTACTCGCGCATCCGACTCGACGGCGAGTACGGCCTGACGGTGTTCCAAAAAGACGGCACGGCGCTCGAACCCGAGCAGTTGTCGGGTGGCGAACGCGCCCTGTTCAACCTCAGCCTGCGATGTGCCATCTATCGGCTTCTCGCCGAGGGTATCGACGGCGCGGCCCCGCTCCCGCCGCTCATTCTCGACGAACCGACCGTCTTCCTCGACACCGGCCACGTCTCACGACTGGTCGACCTCGTCGAGGACATGCAGAACCGCGGCGTCAAGCAGATTCTCATCGTCAGCCACGACGACGAACTTGTCGGCGCGGCCGACGACCTCGTCCGCGTCGAGAAGAACCCGACGACGAACCGCTCGACTGTCGAGCGGACCGACGCCCCGACGCTCGCCAGCGCGCTCGCGGACGACTGA
- a CDS encoding DUF7346 family protein, translating to MRTVRGPDGRRYLLVKRSSDASRVRDPKTGDERHFPNDELETVSGESPLETAARAVPEPVRRILVAVPTERSLGLLVDLADRGPLPVVELLGAYDLCESDLHGLLTEFKIAGLVEETTVYGERGYEVTDTAKEGIERLRANE from the coding sequence ATGCGAACCGTCCGCGGTCCCGACGGCCGACGCTACCTGCTCGTCAAGCGCTCCAGCGACGCCAGTCGCGTCCGCGACCCGAAGACAGGCGACGAGCGCCATTTTCCAAACGACGAACTCGAAACCGTGAGTGGAGAGTCACCGCTCGAAACCGCCGCCCGCGCCGTCCCTGAACCGGTCCGCCGAATCCTCGTCGCAGTCCCAACCGAGCGCAGCCTCGGACTCCTCGTCGACCTTGCGGACCGCGGGCCGCTTCCAGTCGTCGAGTTACTCGGCGCGTACGACCTCTGTGAGAGCGACCTCCACGGTCTCCTGACCGAGTTCAAAATCGCAGGACTTGTCGAAGAGACCACGGTCTACGGGGAGCGAGGCTACGAGGTAACGGATACCGCGAAAGAGGGAATCGAACGGTTGCGCGCGAACGAGTGA
- a CDS encoding DUF7322 domain-containing protein has translation MTDDERREDVRETTEPSAEAHQNAERSEEDVASRIDPEKRWGDPEARWGNPEKDLPNIPRVRIPGEDANTETEETGEDEEVPEFSADIDPEAARLFWASVILANIGVAGVAVGAMLIYFRGQTMVGGGLVLLGVGSLVRVYYTHKKFERGDWSSDDDGDEDSCEVGDNSDDPSKRNR, from the coding sequence GTGACGGACGACGAGCGACGCGAGGACGTTCGGGAGACGACAGAGCCGTCTGCCGAAGCCCATCAGAACGCAGAGCGTTCTGAGGAAGATGTTGCCTCCCGAATCGACCCCGAAAAGCGGTGGGGCGACCCGGAAGCCCGATGGGGAAATCCCGAGAAGGACCTCCCGAACATTCCACGTGTCCGTATCCCCGGTGAAGACGCCAACACGGAGACTGAAGAGACCGGTGAAGACGAGGAGGTGCCGGAGTTCTCCGCTGACATCGACCCCGAAGCGGCGCGACTGTTCTGGGCGAGCGTTATCCTCGCAAACATCGGCGTTGCGGGCGTCGCAGTCGGGGCGATGCTCATCTATTTCCGCGGCCAGACGATGGTCGGCGGCGGTCTCGTCCTCTTAGGCGTCGGTTCACTGGTTCGCGTCTACTACACTCACAAGAAGTTCGAACGCGGCGACTGGTCGAGCGATGACGACGGGGACGAAGACAGTTGTGAAGTCGGGGACAACAGCGACGACCCCAGCAAGCGCAACCGCTAA
- a CDS encoding DUF7331 family protein, whose translation MTDHASPGRWDGTIDGNGPVGPTGAETIESYDIDGGVVFYDAENPLAWVEATRSMRLDDCA comes from the coding sequence ATGACCGACCACGCATCACCAGGACGGTGGGACGGCACGATCGACGGCAACGGACCGGTTGGTCCGACAGGCGCCGAGACGATCGAATCCTACGATATCGACGGTGGCGTGGTGTTCTACGACGCGGAGAACCCACTTGCATGGGTCGAGGCGACGCGGTCGATGCGCCTCGACGACTGCGCCTAA